A region from the Melioribacter roseus P3M-2 genome encodes:
- a CDS encoding AAA family ATPase codes for MKNKEYNSFDLELAEKLSEKINNVRNEISKVIIGQTDIVDNLLVSLLSRGHCLLIGVPGLAKTLLIKTLAEVMDLKFSRIQFTPDLMPGDITGTEIIEEDLSTKKRNFKFIKGPIFANIVLADEINRTPPKTQSALLEAMQEHRVTAAGTTYTLEEPFFVLATQNPIEQEGTYPLPEAQLDRFMFSLWLDYPAIYEEIEIIKQTTSDYLPELKRVITSEEIIEFQNLIKRVPVADNVIEYTVKFVNATRPGDGKPEFINKWVNWGAGPRASQYLILAAKTKSVVDGRFTPNIDDVKSFLFPVLRHRIVPNFSAEAEGISTLDIITKLKSQF; via the coding sequence TTGAAAAACAAAGAATACAACTCATTTGACCTAGAACTCGCGGAAAAGTTAAGCGAAAAAATTAATAATGTAAGGAACGAAATATCGAAAGTTATTATTGGGCAAACCGATATAGTAGATAACTTATTGGTATCGCTGCTTTCGCGGGGACATTGTTTGCTTATCGGCGTTCCCGGTCTTGCAAAAACCTTATTGATCAAAACGCTCGCTGAGGTAATGGACTTGAAATTCAGTCGTATCCAGTTTACGCCCGATTTAATGCCGGGAGACATTACGGGCACGGAAATTATCGAAGAAGATTTGTCAACAAAAAAAAGAAATTTCAAGTTTATCAAGGGACCCATTTTCGCGAATATTGTTTTGGCGGACGAAATAAACAGAACGCCTCCTAAAACTCAATCGGCTCTGCTCGAAGCGATGCAGGAGCATAGAGTAACAGCCGCAGGCACAACGTACACACTCGAAGAGCCGTTTTTTGTCCTGGCAACGCAAAATCCGATCGAACAGGAAGGCACATATCCGCTGCCGGAAGCTCAGCTCGATCGTTTTATGTTCAGTCTCTGGCTCGATTATCCCGCGATTTATGAAGAAATTGAAATTATTAAACAAACTACAAGCGATTACTTGCCCGAGCTGAAGAGAGTTATTACATCGGAAGAAATAATCGAATTCCAGAATTTGATTAAGCGCGTTCCAGTTGCAGACAACGTGATAGAATACACGGTTAAATTTGTCAATGCGACCAGACCTGGCGACGGTAAACCTGAGTTTATTAATAAGTGGGTAAATTGGGGCGCCGGTCCCAGAGCTTCGCAATATCTTATTCTGGCTGCAAAAACAAAATCTGTCGTCGACGGCAGATTTACTCCGAACATCGACGATGTTAAAAGTTTTCTTTTCCCTGTGTTGAGACATCGTATCGTTCCCAATTTTTCAGCCGAAGCGGAAGGTATTTCAACGCTCGATATTATTACAAAACTGAAAAGTCAATTTTAG
- a CDS encoding peptidylprolyl isomerase: MKKIFLFFLLASGIYAQQTIDRIVAVVDNDIILQSELEFRANVEAAQRQLPQIDSTLLRNVLIRMVEEKLLYAQAELDSVVVSDDQVKSQLDYQINYFIQQYGSQEKLEEAYGMPVEKIKRVLRDDTRKNLMAQMLQQKKFGEIQVSRKEVEDFYEVYKDSLGMVPEKFELAHIFQNPKTGEQTKKRAYEFARSLLDSLIQGADFAYLARKYSDDPGSASEGGDLGYVKRGVFYPQFEAAAFSLAPNQISDIVETPVGYHIIQLLDRRGESIHVRHILVKLKADDEADLKAIEFLNEIRDSILAGHNTFEYYAKKYSDDKESAKFGGKLGIFEASQLDKSLLDLIYKMKEGDISYPKRMELDPTSYGYHIVKLIRRIPQHKPNLEQDYDELKRLAEYYKRQKIYNEWMQEIKKRIYWEIRL; encoded by the coding sequence ATGAAAAAAATATTTTTGTTTTTTTTGCTCGCATCGGGAATTTATGCGCAGCAAACTATCGATAGAATCGTGGCGGTAGTGGATAACGATATAATACTCCAATCGGAATTGGAATTTCGCGCAAACGTAGAAGCGGCGCAAAGACAATTGCCTCAGATCGATTCGACATTGCTCAGAAACGTTTTAATCCGTATGGTCGAAGAAAAATTATTATACGCTCAGGCAGAACTCGATTCGGTTGTAGTCTCCGACGACCAGGTAAAAAGTCAGCTCGATTATCAAATCAATTATTTTATTCAACAATACGGTTCGCAGGAAAAACTCGAAGAAGCTTACGGTATGCCGGTCGAAAAAATTAAAAGAGTTCTGAGAGACGACACCAGAAAGAATCTTATGGCTCAGATGTTGCAGCAAAAAAAATTCGGAGAAATTCAGGTTTCGCGTAAAGAAGTTGAAGATTTTTATGAAGTCTACAAAGATTCGCTCGGGATGGTGCCGGAAAAATTCGAGCTGGCGCATATTTTCCAGAATCCTAAAACCGGGGAGCAAACAAAAAAGCGCGCGTACGAATTCGCCAGGTCGTTGCTCGACAGCTTGATTCAAGGAGCCGATTTTGCGTATTTGGCAAGAAAGTATTCCGACGATCCCGGAAGCGCATCTGAGGGGGGCGACCTCGGCTATGTTAAACGCGGCGTTTTCTATCCTCAATTCGAGGCGGCTGCATTTTCACTCGCTCCCAATCAAATTTCCGATATCGTCGAAACTCCCGTCGGTTATCATATTATTCAACTCCTCGACAGAAGAGGCGAGTCGATCCACGTACGACATATTCTCGTAAAATTGAAAGCCGACGACGAAGCCGATCTGAAAGCTATCGAATTTCTTAACGAAATCCGCGACAGTATTTTAGCGGGTCATAATACATTCGAATATTACGCAAAAAAATACAGCGACGATAAAGAAAGCGCAAAGTTCGGAGGCAAACTCGGTATTTTCGAAGCCAGTCAGCTCGATAAATCTTTGCTCGATTTAATTTATAAAATGAAAGAAGGCGATATCTCTTACCCTAAAAGAATGGAGCTTGATCCCACTTCTTACGGTTATCATATCGTTAAGTTGATCCGGAGAATACCTCAGCACAAACCGAATCTCGAACAGGATTATGACGAATTGAAACGATTGGCCGAATATTATAAAAGACAAAAGATATATAACGAATGGATGCAGGAGATTAAAAAAAGAATCTACTGGGAAATAAGACTATAG
- a CDS encoding peptidylprolyl isomerase, protein MTNSLKLLKNSAHIAALLTLLLVACEQKREIGDEVVRIDDAVLTEEDIEKEIGEGASRSMYREQFINDWIEKEVLYRKAIEEGVTESDYYVGLIDNSKKELAGAILIEKYLKENPVNIEENDLIDFYDKYKQDFVLQQDAYILNYISFNNSESAREFRRILIESDWNRALNVFRDNKSIIENETDKLFYDYQITPVALNRIVKNLYENEVSVVTEVNPGKYVVAQFLKKI, encoded by the coding sequence ATGACAAACTCGCTGAAATTGTTAAAAAATAGCGCGCATATTGCTGCATTGCTGACGCTGTTGTTAGTCGCGTGCGAACAAAAAAGAGAAATTGGCGACGAAGTGGTGCGCATAGACGACGCTGTATTGACTGAAGAAGATATAGAAAAGGAGATTGGAGAAGGCGCCTCAAGGTCAATGTATCGGGAGCAATTTATTAACGACTGGATCGAAAAAGAAGTGCTCTACCGAAAAGCAATTGAGGAAGGCGTTACAGAATCCGATTATTATGTCGGATTAATAGACAATTCAAAAAAAGAACTTGCAGGCGCCATACTAATTGAAAAATACTTGAAAGAAAATCCGGTTAATATTGAAGAAAATGATTTGATCGATTTTTACGATAAATACAAACAAGATTTTGTCCTTCAACAGGATGCGTACATACTGAATTATATTTCGTTTAATAATTCCGAAAGCGCGCGGGAATTCAGAAGAATTTTGATTGAAAGCGATTGGAACAGAGCTCTCAACGTTTTTCGGGATAACAAATCAATTATTGAAAATGAAACCGACAAACTTTTTTATGATTATCAAATAACCCCGGTTGCTCTCAATCGCATTGTCAAAAATCTCTATGAAAATGAAGTCAGCGTAGTAACGGAAGTTAATCCGGGTAAATATGTCGTTGCGCAGTTCTTAAAAAAAATATGA
- a CDS encoding peptidylprolyl isomerase: MSSKFVKILSLIFIIIMSACSAQNSKIVVAEFGDNEITLDEFQKAYEKNAALEKDAGDSLDSYKNFLDLYVNYRMKLRDAWVRGYYQDEDLQKELTDYKVNIGAALYYENEIIKPGIERLYDKRKNEFKVAHIMLVPDSGKTVEDIIALGKELIRRINNGEDFAALANAYSKDKFTNNKGGVIGYITAGDIPFPEIEDAIYATAPGSVYPEPVKSNFAYHVLKILEKQPRRYMIRIRHIMASVMDSNEVVDTAASYNKILEVNEKLNNGGDFEELAREYSDDKFSSKRGGDLGFIARGRMVREFEDAAFQLKVGERSPIVKTRFGYHIIEVTDEKPTPPIDEIKEELKNIYQKTRYNYDKSKFIDSLKQKAGFTIVQSTIDKILENVDSMKMGDDYWTCKIHNEFGNMPVFKLNGRDVIVDSLFNFMITKKKITRGKVGETIIDNSIDEYSDELAVRDEVMNYDKVNAQFASLMDEYEKGVYLFKILDEEVWSKVNIDSTMAKNYYEKNKENFKLNDRVQYKQIQVRSDSLANVIYGELVSGADFDSLASKYTRSTIVSELVEVKNDGSLPDKALELGEVGKISEPFKFKGNWVILKLIKHEPARIKTFDEARNEITGILQEKESKRLENEYIERLKKLYHPEYHYDKLAEIVKK; the protein is encoded by the coding sequence ATGTCGTCAAAATTCGTCAAAATTCTGAGTCTGATTTTCATTATTATAATGTCTGCATGTTCTGCTCAAAATTCCAAAATAGTAGTTGCCGAATTCGGCGACAACGAAATTACGCTGGATGAATTTCAAAAAGCTTACGAAAAAAATGCCGCGCTTGAAAAAGACGCCGGCGACTCGCTCGACAGTTATAAAAATTTCCTCGACCTTTATGTCAATTACAGAATGAAATTAAGAGACGCCTGGGTAAGAGGCTATTATCAAGACGAAGATTTGCAAAAGGAATTGACGGATTACAAAGTTAATATCGGCGCTGCGCTCTATTATGAAAATGAAATTATTAAGCCCGGTATTGAAAGGCTTTACGATAAAAGAAAAAACGAATTTAAAGTCGCTCATATAATGCTCGTACCCGACTCGGGTAAAACCGTAGAAGACATAATCGCGCTCGGTAAAGAATTAATACGAAGAATTAATAATGGCGAGGATTTTGCCGCTTTGGCAAATGCGTATTCAAAAGATAAATTTACGAATAATAAAGGCGGTGTAATCGGATACATTACGGCGGGCGACATTCCGTTCCCCGAAATCGAAGACGCTATATATGCGACTGCGCCCGGCTCGGTTTATCCCGAACCGGTAAAATCGAATTTTGCTTATCATGTTCTGAAGATTCTCGAAAAACAGCCCCGCCGCTATATGATAAGAATTCGACATATCATGGCTTCCGTAATGGACTCCAACGAAGTTGTCGATACGGCAGCTTCTTATAATAAAATTCTCGAAGTGAATGAGAAATTGAACAACGGCGGCGATTTTGAAGAACTTGCACGCGAATATTCTGACGATAAATTCAGTTCGAAAAGAGGGGGCGACCTCGGTTTCATTGCGAGAGGGAGAATGGTAAGAGAATTCGAAGACGCAGCTTTTCAATTGAAAGTGGGCGAGCGTTCTCCGATTGTCAAAACACGATTCGGCTATCATATAATCGAAGTTACCGACGAAAAACCGACGCCGCCGATTGACGAAATTAAAGAAGAGTTGAAAAACATTTATCAAAAAACTCGCTATAATTACGATAAGAGTAAATTTATCGACAGCCTGAAACAAAAAGCAGGATTTACAATCGTGCAGTCTACAATCGACAAAATTTTGGAAAACGTCGATTCGATGAAAATGGGAGACGACTATTGGACTTGCAAAATCCATAACGAATTCGGCAATATGCCCGTTTTCAAACTTAACGGTAGAGACGTTATCGTCGATTCATTGTTCAACTTTATGATAACTAAAAAGAAAATTACGAGAGGAAAAGTAGGCGAAACCATAATAGATAATTCTATTGACGAATATTCCGACGAACTTGCAGTGCGGGACGAAGTGATGAATTACGATAAGGTGAATGCTCAATTTGCTTCTTTGATGGATGAATACGAGAAAGGCGTCTATTTATTTAAGATACTTGACGAAGAAGTCTGGTCGAAAGTTAATATCGACAGCACAATGGCAAAAAATTATTATGAGAAGAACAAGGAAAACTTTAAACTGAACGACCGGGTTCAATATAAGCAAATACAGGTTAGGTCTGATTCGCTTGCAAATGTTATTTACGGAGAGTTAGTATCAGGAGCGGATTTCGATTCGCTAGCTTCCAAGTATACCCGTTCAACAATCGTATCGGAATTGGTCGAAGTTAAAAACGACGGAAGTCTGCCGGACAAGGCTCTCGAACTCGGAGAGGTCGGTAAAATTTCCGAACCGTTTAAATTCAAAGGCAACTGGGTGATTTTGAAATTAATAAAACATGAACCCGCGAGAATTAAAACGTTTGACGAAGCGCGCAACGAAATTACGGGCATTCTGCAGGAAAAAGAAAGCAAACGTCTTGAAAACGAATATATAGAAAGATTGAAAAAATTGTATCATCCGGAATATCATTATGACAAACTCGCTGAAATTGTTAAAAAATAG
- a CDS encoding DNA-methyltransferase, translating into MKAGKEAKARNKTIILDNEDINLYSKKLIRLDSNTDVNSLINKTINQDFFEAVKYLPGEFVDLLILDPPYNLNKSFNSIKFTSRSIDKYSEWIDKIITALKPSLKKSASIYFCGDWYTSISISNVLTRHFIVRNRITWEREKGRGSLRNWKNNSEDIWFCTMSDKYKFNINAVKLIKKVIAPYRDANGLPKDWIEVENGNYRLTHPSNIWTDISVPFWSMSENTEHPTQKPEKLIAKLILASSDENDIVFDPFTGSGTTSVVAKKLGRKYVGIEADNYFACLTEKRLELAETNSDIQGYNYGYFWERNTKPFPINLNVKKKR; encoded by the coding sequence ATGAAGGCGGGCAAAGAGGCGAAGGCGAGGAACAAGACTATTATCCTTGATAATGAAGACATAAATCTTTATTCGAAAAAACTTATAAGACTCGATTCGAATACGGACGTAAATTCGTTGATTAACAAAACGATAAACCAGGATTTTTTCGAAGCGGTTAAATATTTACCCGGAGAATTTGTAGACCTTCTTATACTCGATCCGCCGTATAATTTGAATAAATCGTTCAATTCTATAAAGTTTACTTCGAGAAGCATCGATAAATATTCCGAGTGGATCGATAAAATTATTACCGCTCTTAAACCGTCCCTGAAAAAAAGCGCATCGATATACTTCTGCGGCGACTGGTACACTTCGATATCCATTTCTAATGTTCTCACTAGGCATTTTATTGTGCGTAACAGAATCACATGGGAAAGAGAGAAAGGGCGGGGGTCGTTAAGAAACTGGAAAAATAATTCCGAAGATATCTGGTTTTGCACAATGTCTGATAAATATAAATTCAATATAAACGCAGTTAAACTGATTAAAAAAGTAATTGCTCCCTACAGGGATGCGAACGGATTGCCAAAGGACTGGATTGAAGTAGAAAACGGGAATTACAGATTGACGCATCCTTCCAATATCTGGACTGACATATCGGTGCCTTTTTGGTCGATGTCGGAAAATACCGAGCATCCCACTCAAAAACCCGAGAAGTTAATAGCTAAATTGATTTTAGCCAGCAGCGACGAAAACGATATTGTGTTCGATCCTTTTACAGGTTCCGGCACCACGTCGGTCGTTGCAAAAAAACTGGGCAGAAAATATGTGGGTATCGAAGCTGATAATTATTTCGCTTGCCTTACCGAAAAGCGATTGGAATTAGCAGAAACAAATTCCGATATTCAAGGTTATAATTATGGTTATTTCTGGGAACGTAATACCAAGCCGTTTCCAATCAATTTGAATGTTAAAAAGAAGCGTTAA